A stretch of the Candidatus Omnitrophota bacterium genome encodes the following:
- the mscL gene encoding large-conductance mechanosensitive channel protein MscL, which produces MSIIKEFKEFAVKGDAVDMAVGIVIGASFSKIVTSLVGDVIMPPIGVLLGGVDFKNLKLILKEAVINTPPAASIPAVTLNYGLFINTVIDFFIVAVCIFLVVKGINHLKKDKVKTQS; this is translated from the coding sequence ATGTCCATAATAAAAGAATTTAAAGAGTTTGCAGTCAAGGGCGATGCTGTTGATATGGCGGTAGGCATTGTGATAGGAGCTTCGTTTAGTAAAATAGTTACTTCTTTGGTAGGCGATGTAATAATGCCTCCGATAGGAGTATTGCTCGGAGGGGTTGATTTTAAGAACCTAAAATTAATACTTAAGGAAGCGGTTATTAATACGCCGCCTGCTGCTTCAATTCCCGCAGTTACTCTTAATTACGGGTTATTTATAAATACGGTAATTGATTTTTTTATCGTAGCTGTCTGTATTTTTCTGGTAGTTAAAGGAATTAATCATTTAAAGAAAGATAAAGTAAAAACCCAATCTTAG
- a CDS encoding sulfide-dependent adenosine diphosphate thiazole synthase — protein sequence MKLDEIKISRAIIESYSQKLLKALDVDVAIVGAGPAGMVCGYYLAKAGSRVVLFEKKLSVGGGMWGGGIMFNEIVFQESAKKILDEFQIKTREYEKGYYLCDSIEAVSTICSKAVKAGLKIFNLFSAEDVMIRKKKVCGLVLNWTAVEMASLHVDPITIRSKFVVDATGHPAQVARIIEKKSGIRLNTKSGKLMGENSMWADAGEDAIVRNSKKAATGFYVCGMCANAVIGGPRMGPIFGGMLLSGEKVAKDILKKI from the coding sequence GTGAAACTGGATGAGATAAAGATTTCTCGGGCCATAATTGAATCATACAGCCAGAAGCTTTTAAAGGCGCTGGACGTTGATGTGGCGATTGTTGGCGCGGGGCCAGCAGGCATGGTTTGCGGGTATTATTTAGCAAAAGCTGGAAGCAGGGTCGTGTTATTTGAGAAGAAACTTTCGGTTGGGGGTGGTATGTGGGGCGGCGGGATAATGTTTAATGAAATAGTTTTTCAGGAGTCGGCTAAGAAAATATTGGACGAGTTTCAGATTAAAACAAGAGAATATGAAAAAGGCTATTATCTTTGTGATTCTATTGAGGCAGTATCCACGATTTGCTCTAAGGCAGTAAAAGCCGGCCTTAAGATCTTTAACCTTTTTAGCGCCGAGGATGTCATGATACGTAAGAAAAAAGTCTGCGGTTTGGTGTTAAACTGGACCGCGGTTGAGATGGCAAGTTTACATGTTGACCCTATAACAATACGCTCAAAGTTTGTAGTTGATGCTACGGGGCATCCTGCTCAGGTGGCGCGGATAATTGAGAAGAAATCCGGTATCCGTTTAAATACAAAATCCGGCAAGCTTATGGGGGAGAATTCAATGTGGGCGGATGCGGGAGAGGATGCAATTGTAAGAAATTCTAAAAAGGCAGCCACTGGTTTTTATGTCTGCGGGATGTGCGCTAACGCTGTTATTGGGGGCCCCAGGATGGGACCTATTTTTGGGGGGATGTTATTGTCAGGTGAAAAAGTCGCTAAGGATATTCTCAAAAAGATATAG
- the mscL gene encoding large-conductance mechanosensitive channel protein MscL, with amino-acid sequence MSIIKEFKEFAAKGDAVDMAVGIVIGASFSKIVTSLVGDVIMPPIGVLLGGVDFKNLKIVLKEAIINTPPAASIPAITLNYGLFINKVIDFFIVAFCIFMVVKGINRLKKGKAS; translated from the coding sequence ATGTCCATAATAAAAGAATTCAAAGAGTTTGCAGCCAAGGGTGATGCCGTTGATATGGCAGTTGGCATTGTGATAGGGGCTTCATTTAGTAAGATCGTTACTTCTTTGGTGGGCGATGTGATAATGCCTCCGATAGGAGTATTGCTCGGAGGGGTTGATTTTAAGAACCTAAAGATAGTCCTCAAAGAAGCGATTATTAACACGCCGCCTGCTGCTTCAATTCCCGCAATTACTCTTAATTACGGGTTATTTATAAATAAGGTAATTGATTTCTTTATTGTCGCATTTTGCATTTTCATGGTTGTAAAAGGGATCAACCGTTTAAAGAAAGGAAAGGCAAGTTAA